The Crocosphaera subtropica ATCC 51142 genome includes a window with the following:
- a CDS encoding TIGR02450 family Trp-rich protein, giving the protein MAKKQKFPHLLGSKWTAKQKTWGWRHFQVVNRKNQGRFVFAEMVASCDENVRFWINAQQFKDRSLWQPGWQTLEEMNQPEEALDIL; this is encoded by the coding sequence ATGGCAAAAAAACAAAAATTTCCTCACTTATTAGGATCAAAATGGACGGCTAAACAAAAAACATGGGGATGGCGACATTTTCAAGTAGTGAACCGAAAAAATCAAGGAAGATTTGTCTTTGCAGAAATGGTTGCTTCTTGCGATGAAAATGTTCGTTTTTGGATCAATGCACAACAATTTAAAGATCGTTCTTTATGGCAACCCGGATGGCAAACTTTAGAAGAAATGAACCAACCAGAAGAAGCATTAGATATATTATAA
- the lpxD gene encoding UDP-3-O-(3-hydroxymyristoyl)glucosamine N-acyltransferase, with product MKFQEIVEKLSPLVSEHSLTTDDDNNPEITGVAAVSEAEGQQLSYIEGSKFAAMVSKTAASALILPRDKGLQQEATEKGIAWLSTPEPRLTFAHAIKLFYTPFNPFPAIHETAVIDPSVTLGKDVYIGPHVIIQQGVKIGDNACIQGNVVLYPDVVIGDRTLLHANCTIHERAQIGNDCVIHSGAVIGAEGFGFVPTPEGWFKMEQSGYVILEDGVEIGCNSAVDRPAVGTTRIGRNTKLDNLVHIAHNCQIGENCVMASQVGLAGGVTLGKRVILAGQVGVANQAKIGDGAIATAQTGIPNDVAAGEIVSSSPAVPNKLYLKASAIYKKLPEMYQTLKRLQKKLEE from the coding sequence ATGAAATTTCAAGAAATTGTTGAAAAACTGAGTCCTTTGGTTAGTGAACACAGTTTAACGACTGATGACGATAATAATCCTGAGATTACAGGGGTTGCAGCCGTTAGCGAAGCAGAAGGACAACAGTTAAGTTATATTGAAGGGTCTAAGTTTGCTGCAATGGTGTCCAAAACGGCGGCCAGTGCTTTGATTTTGCCCCGTGACAAGGGGTTACAGCAAGAAGCGACCGAAAAAGGTATAGCCTGGTTAAGCACCCCAGAACCCCGTTTAACCTTCGCTCACGCTATCAAACTATTTTACACTCCTTTCAATCCCTTCCCTGCTATTCACGAAACTGCCGTCATCGATCCCAGTGTTACCCTTGGCAAAGACGTTTATATTGGCCCTCATGTCATCATTCAACAGGGGGTGAAAATTGGCGATAATGCTTGTATTCAGGGAAATGTAGTCCTTTATCCCGACGTAGTTATCGGCGATCGCACATTACTTCACGCTAATTGTACCATTCACGAACGGGCGCAGATTGGTAATGATTGTGTCATTCACAGTGGCGCTGTTATTGGGGCCGAAGGGTTTGGCTTTGTTCCTACTCCTGAAGGTTGGTTTAAGATGGAACAGTCCGGTTATGTCATCCTTGAAGATGGGGTAGAAATCGGTTGTAATAGTGCTGTTGATCGCCCTGCGGTGGGAACCACTCGCATTGGTCGTAACACCAAGTTAGATAACTTAGTACATATTGCCCATAACTGTCAAATTGGCGAAAATTGTGTGATGGCCTCCCAAGTTGGCTTAGCAGGCGGTGTTACCTTGGGTAAACGGGTGATCTTAGCCGGGCAAGTGGGTGTGGCTAACCAGGCTAAAATAGGAGATGGGGCGATCGCCACAGCACAAACCGGTATTCCTAATGATGTGGCTGCCGGGGAAATTGTTTCGAGTAGTCCGGCGGTTCCTAATAAGTTATATTTGAAAGCGTCGGCTATTTATAAAAAACTGCCTGAGATGTATCAGACTTTAAAACGGTTACAAAAAAAATTAGAAGAGTAA
- a CDS encoding flavin reductase, producing MSSVASDRLITLDLNQPLWDRFFTVAPLVIIGSKEANGNYDLAPKHMAMPFGWDNYFGFICTPRHGTYQNIVREKVFSVSFPQPNQILLTSLTAISRCEQNQKPTLSILPTFPTTKIDSVYLENSYLYLECQLDRIIDGFGDNSLIIGKIIEAQVQEKALRRSDRDDQDILLDIPLLVYLSPGRYSIIDHSFSFPFHARFHR from the coding sequence ATGTCTTCAGTTGCCAGCGATCGCCTCATTACTCTGGATCTCAACCAACCCTTATGGGACCGTTTCTTTACCGTTGCCCCTTTAGTGATCATTGGTAGCAAAGAAGCCAACGGCAACTACGATCTGGCACCGAAACACATGGCGATGCCCTTCGGTTGGGATAACTATTTTGGTTTCATTTGTACCCCTCGTCATGGTACTTATCAAAATATTGTTCGAGAAAAAGTCTTTAGTGTTAGTTTTCCACAACCGAATCAAATACTACTCACCAGCTTAACTGCTATCTCTCGTTGTGAGCAGAATCAAAAACCCACCTTGTCCATCTTACCCACGTTTCCCACCACTAAGATAGACAGTGTTTACCTCGAAAATAGTTATCTGTATTTAGAATGTCAACTTGATCGAATTATCGATGGATTTGGAGACAATAGCCTAATTATTGGCAAAATTATTGAAGCCCAAGTACAAGAAAAAGCCCTGAGACGAAGCGATCGTGACGACCAAGATATTTTACTCGATATTCCTCTTCTAGTCTATCTTTCCCCTGGCCGGTATAGCATCATTGATCATAGTTTTTCCTTCCCGTTCCATGCAAGGTTTCATCGTTGA
- a CDS encoding M20 family metallopeptidase produces the protein MSTPTLTPSLSQRLLDYLHSRHRDMVDLLKQLVLAESPSTVATAQKQVLSLLKNALLSRHYRVRHLAGQTTGGHLLAVPKQRIKRQPRQLLLGHCDTVWPLGTLETMPLVQRNGKLYGPGVYDMKAGLIQTIFALESLLYHDLTPRVTPIFLINSDEEIGSKESTPYIRRLVQGCDRVFVMEPSLGERGQLKTRRKGVGRFTVKVVGKAAHAGLEPEKGASAILELSFVIQQLFALNDPEQGITVNVGTIDGGIRSNVIAPDSKAVVDVRVLDQEDAHKIEQTILNLQPTTPDTQLIITGNIGRPPMEKTPDSERLWQRAYQRGCELGLTLTEAIAGGGSDGNTTNRYAPTLDGLGAVGDAAHSPGEFIYLDSLVERSALLASLLLDPPLTSEPLRDKNDEN, from the coding sequence ATGTCCACCCCTACCCTAACCCCTTCTCTTTCTCAACGACTGCTTGACTATCTCCACAGTCGTCATAGGGACATGGTGGATCTGTTGAAACAGTTAGTCTTAGCAGAGTCTCCCTCAACGGTTGCCACGGCACAAAAACAGGTCTTATCCTTACTCAAAAATGCTCTCTTAAGCCGTCATTATCGGGTTCGCCATCTTGCAGGTCAAACCACCGGCGGACACCTCTTAGCAGTGCCAAAACAGCGCATTAAAAGACAACCTAGACAACTATTACTCGGTCATTGTGACACAGTGTGGCCATTGGGAACCCTAGAAACCATGCCATTAGTCCAACGAAACGGCAAACTGTACGGCCCAGGGGTTTATGACATGAAAGCTGGATTGATCCAGACCATTTTTGCCCTAGAAAGTCTTTTATATCACGATCTAACCCCTAGGGTAACGCCCATCTTTTTAATTAATTCCGACGAAGAAATAGGCAGTAAAGAATCTACCCCCTATATCCGTCGCTTAGTGCAAGGATGCGATCGTGTCTTTGTCATGGAACCCTCTTTAGGAGAAAGGGGACAACTGAAAACCCGTCGTAAAGGGGTGGGACGGTTTACGGTGAAAGTGGTGGGTAAAGCAGCCCATGCAGGGTTAGAACCAGAAAAGGGGGCCAGTGCCATTTTAGAGCTATCCTTTGTCATTCAACAACTGTTTGCCCTCAATGATCCTGAACAGGGCATTACTGTCAACGTAGGAACTATTGATGGGGGTATTCGTTCCAATGTGATCGCCCCAGACAGTAAAGCAGTGGTGGATGTCAGGGTTCTTGACCAAGAAGACGCTCACAAAATAGAACAGACAATCCTTAATTTACAACCCACTACCCCCGACACTCAATTAATTATTACAGGGAACATCGGCCGGCCACCGATGGAAAAAACCCCAGACAGTGAAAGGCTATGGCAACGAGCTTATCAACGGGGGTGTGAGTTAGGGTTAACCCTGACAGAAGCGATCGCCGGGGGTGGATCGGATGGCAATACCACTAACCGCTATGCCCCTACTTTAGATGGGTTAGGTGCGGTAGGAGACGCTGCTCATTCTCCTGGGGAGTTTATCTATCTCGATAGTTTAGTGGAGCGATCGGCTTTGTTAGCAAGTCTGCTCCTTGATCCTCCTTTGACCAGTGAACCGTTAAGAGATAAAAATGATGAAAACTAA